From the genome of Vicia villosa cultivar HV-30 ecotype Madison, WI linkage group LG2, Vvil1.0, whole genome shotgun sequence, one region includes:
- the LOC131652005 gene encoding aconitate hydratase 1 — protein MATQNPFNKILKTLQKPGDGGEFGKYYSLPALNDSRIDALPYSIRILLESAIRNCDEFQVKADDVEKIIDWKNTSPKQVEIPFKPARVLLQDFTGVPAVVDLACMRDAMNRLGGDSNKINPLVPVDLVIDHSVQVDVARSENAVQANMELEFQRNKERFGFLKWGSNAFNNMLVVPPGSGIVHQVNLEYLGRVVFNTNGVLYPDSVVGTDSHTTMIDGLGVAGWGVGGIEAEAAMLGQPMSMVLPGVVGFKLLGKLRSGVTATDLVLTVTQMLRKHGVVGKFVEFYGQGMGELPLADRATIANMSPEYGATMGFFPVDHVTLQYLKLTGRSDETVSMIESYLRANKMFVDYSEPQVERVYSSYLELNLEDVEPCVSGPKRPHDRVTLKEMKADWHACLNNKVGFKGFAVQKEAQTKAAEFTFRETPAKLRHGDVVIAAITSCTNTSNPSVMLGAALVAKKACDLGLEVKPWIKTSLAPGSGVVTKYLQRSGLQTYLNQLGFNIVGYGCTTCIGNSGDIDEAVASAITENDIVAAAVLSGNRNFEGRVHPLTRANYLASPPLVVAYALAGTVDIDFDTEPIGIAKDGKQIFFRDIWPSSEEIADVVQSSVLPDMFRETYNAITKGNPMWNGLSVPSGNLYAWDSTSTYIHEPPYFKDMSMSPPGPHGVKDAYCLLNFGDSITTDHISPAGSIHKDSPAARYLTERGVDRRDFNSYGSRRGNDEVMARGTFANIRIVNKFLNGEVGPKTIHIPSGEKLSVFDAATKYKSEGHDMIILAGAEYGSGSSRDWAAKGPMLLGVTAVIAKSFERIHRSNLVGMGIIPLCFKTGEDAETLGLTGHERYTIDLPSSVSEIRPGQDITVVTDNGKNFSCTLRFDTEVELAYFSHGGILQYAIRNLINAKN, from the exons ATGG CGACTCAAAATCCATTCAACAAGATATTGAAGACGTTACAGAAGCCCGGTGATGGCGGTGAATTCGGAAAGTACTACAGTTTACCAGCTCTCAACGATTCCAGAATCG ATGCACTTCCTTACTCGATTAGGATACTTTTGGAATCTGCGATTCGTAACTGTGATGAGTTTCAAGTTAAGGCTGAtgatgttgaaaaaattattgatTGGAAGAATACATCTCCTAAACAGGTGGAAATTCCGTTTAAGCCTGCTAGAGTGCTTTTGCAG GATTTTACTGGAGTGCCTGCTGTTGTTGACCTTGCCTGTATGAGAGATGCAATGAACAGGCTTGGTGGTGATTCGAATAAAATTAATCCGTTG GTACCGGTGGATCTTGTCATTGATCATTCTGTTCAGGTGGATGTAGCGCGATCAGAAAATGCTGTTCAGGCAAATATGGAACTTGAATTCCAAAGGAACAAGGAAAGATTTGGTTTCCTCAAATGGGGTTCAAATGCTTTCAATAACATGCTCGTTGTTCCTCCTGGATCAGGAATAGTCCATCAG GTTAATTTAGAATACCTTGGTAGAGTTGTGTTCAACACAAATGGTGTGCTTTATCCTGACAGTGTTGTCGGAACTGATTCTCACACAACTATGATAGACGGCTTGGGTGTTGCTGGGTGGGGAGTTGGTGGAATTGAAGCTGAAGCTGCAATGCTTGGGCAG CCCATGAGCATGGTCCTTCCAGGTGTGGTTGGGTTCAAATTATTAGGCAAACTACGAAGTGGTGTCACAGCTACCGACTTGGTGTTGACTGTTACTCAAATGCTAAGAAAGCACGGGGTTGTTGGCAAGTTTGTAGAGTTTTATG GACAAGGCATGGGTGAACTGCCTTTGGCAGATCGTGCCACCATTGCAAACATGTCTCCTGAGTATGGTGCAACAATGGGATTCTTTCCCGTGGATCATGTCACTTTGCAATATTTGAAACTGACTGGCAGGAGCGATGAAACT GTTTCTATGATAGAATCCTATTTACGAGCTAATAAGATGTTTGTGGACTATAGTGAG CCCCAAGTGGAGAGAGTGTACTCATCCTATTTGGAGCTCAATCTTGAGGATGTTGAACCTTGTGTCTCAGGTCCAAAAAG GCCTCATGATCGTGTTACTTTGAAAGAAATGAAGGCAGATTGGCATGCCTGCCTCAACAATAAAGTTGGGTTTAAG GGTTTTGCTGTACAAAAGGAAGCTCAGACAAAGGCTGCAGAGTTCACATTCCGTGAAACACCAGCAAAACTTAGGCATGGGGATGTTGTTATAGCTGCTATCACCAGCTGTACAAATACCTCAAATCCCAGTGTAATGCTTGGAGCTGCTTTGGTTGCAAAAAAAGCATGTGATTTGGGATTGGAG GTGAAGCCATGGATCAAAACAAGTCTTGCTCCAGGTTCTGGTGTGGTTACCAAGTATTTGCAGAGGAG TGGCTTGCAGACGTATTTGAATCAGCTAGGGTTTAACATAGTTGGGTATGGATGCACCACGTGCATTGGAAATTCAGGGGATATTGATGAAGCTGTTGCATCTGCAATTACCGAAAATG ATATAGTAGCTGCAGCTGTATTGTCTGGAAATAGGAACTTTGAGGGCCGAGTTCATCCATTAACAAGGGCTAATTATCTAGCTTCCCCTCCTCTCGTTGTTGCCTATGCTCTTGCTGGCACA GTTGACATTGACTTTGATACCGAGCCAATTGGTATAGCAAAGGATGGAAAACAGATCTTCTTCAGGGATATTTGGCCATCCAGTGAAGAAATAGCAGAT GTTGTGCAATCAAGTGTGCTGCCTGATATGTTTAGGGAAACTTACAATGCTATTACCAAAGGCAACCCCATGTGGAATGGTTTATCTGTTCCATCTGGCAATCTTTATGCCTGGGACTCTACATCTACTTATATTCACGAGCCACCTTATTTTAAAGACATGAGCATGTCTCCCCCAGGCCCCCATGGAGTGAAGGATGCTTATTGTTTGCTCAACTTTGGAGACAGTATTACGACTGACCATATCTCTCCAGCCGGCAGCATACATAAGGATAGTCCTGCAGCCAGATACCTTACAGAACGTGGGGTTGATAGACGAGACTTCAACTCCTATGGAAGTCGCCGTGGTAATGATGAGGTGATGGCAAGAGGAACTTTTGCCAATATTCGCATTGTCAACAAATTCCTGAATGGAGAAGTTGGGCCTAAAACTATACATATTCCTTCTGGGGAGAAGTTATCGGTCTTTGATGCTGCAACG AAATACAAGAGTGAGGGACatgatatgattattttggccGGTGCTGAGTATGGGAGTGGAAGTTCTCGTGATTGGGCTGCAAAGGGACCAATGCTACTG GGCGTGACAGCTGTCATAGCAAAAAGCTTTGAAAGGATTCACCGTAGTAATTTGGTGGGAATGGGTATAATTCCTCTATGTTTCAAGACTGGCGAGGATGCCGAAACTCTTGGATTGACTGGTCACGAGCGTTACACCATTGATCTTCCAAGCAGTGTGAGTGAGATTCGACCTGGTCAAGATATCACAGTGGTAACAGATAATGGGAAGAATTTTTCATGTACTCTGAGATTTGATACAGAG GTTGAGCTTGCTTACTTCAGTCATGGAGGCATCTTACAATACGCCATCAGGAACTTGATCAATGCTAAAAATTGA